The DNA sequence AATGCAGCCGAAACGCTGGAACCGGGCGGAGGCATCATCATTACCGTTCCTGCTTACCCCTGGCTCTACTCCGACTGGGATCGCAAGCTGGGGCACTTTTGTCGCTATACAAAATCCCGATTTCGGGATAACGCCAGGCAGGCAGGTTTAAAAGTGAAATGGGTGACTCACTGGAACTCCTTTACACTGGCTCCCGCAATTTTGGCTCGTGGCAGGGACCGCTTGTTGAATAAAAGAGATGACTCGCCCCCCCGTTTCAACCGTGTCTCTCGCTTCACAAATTCCTGTCTCATGTCATGCGCAAGGCTTGAACGCACACTGATTCATTCGACGGGGGTTCCTTTTGGACTGTCCCTGGTAGGAGTTCTGATCAAATGAGCGCAGCCAGTGATATCCAGACCACAAAAGATTCTGCTCGCAAACCGGTTACTGATGTACTCATTTCAGTAGTACTTCCTGTGTTCAATGAAGAAAGCGTCCTCACGGAACTCCAGCAGGCAGTTGAGGAGGCTCTGCAAACCGTAGGAAGTCAATATGAAATCATCTTCGTCAATGACGGTTCCTCAGATAAAAGTGGACTGATACTCGATGAGTTGGCTGAGCTCAACCCACGAGTAAGGGTATTACACTTTGCGAAAAATTTTGGTCATCAGGCAGCAGTGCAGGCGGGACTGCTGCATGCGATCGGCGATGCCATCGTGATCATGGACTCCGATATGCAGGACAGCCCGACTGCGATCGTGGATTTCGTGGAAACCTGGCAGGCTGGTTATGACGTCGTTTACGCCATTAGAACCAAGCGTAAAGAAAACAGTCTCAAACGCTGGGCATTTCAGACTTTTCATAAAATACTGAATCAGATCTCCCATACGCCCATTCCCCGTGATGCCGGCAATTTTGGTTTAATTGATCGCAAAGTTGCCATTCAAATCGCACAACTCAATGACCGTGACCGGTATTTCCCTGGTCTGCGTTCGTGGGTTGGATATCGACAGACCGGAATCCAGGTTGAGCGAATGGCACGGTACGATGACAACCCCCGTGTTTCTTTCGTACAACTCTGTCGACTGGCCAAGACGGCAATTTTCTCATTCTCATTCCTGCCTCTGACCATCTTCTACCTGATTGCTGCCCTTTCCACTCTGGTATGTCTCGCTCTGATCTCATTTGTGCTGTACCACAAACTGTTCACCGGGTTGGCGATTCCAGGCTGGGCATCAACCACGATTACCGCCTCTTTCTTTGGTGCCCTGAATGCACTGGGAATCGGTATCCTGGGCGAATATGTGACACGCATCTATGACCAGGTTCGGGCACGACCCATGTATATCGTCGGTTCCAAGACGAATTTTACAAACCCGGAAATTGAAGCTCCATTGCTGGCCAGGCAGAAACAATCGGAGCCAGAACCGACACCTGTTTCACGGGATTTGGATCCAGAATACTCCAGACAGCGTTGAGAACAGGCTACTGCGAAGTGTGCTTCGCAATACTGACCGAATCCTGGAAGCGTGAGCTCGGCTTTTCGCCGGACTGCTGATTGCGATCCACTTCATAATTCTGCGTCGTATGCAACAGACGCGGTCGGAAGACGACCATCAGCAGCATCGGCAGATACCAAAGCAGATAGACACTTCCTTGCTGCGGATACCAGAGCAGGGTGGCAATGATGATCGCCGTCGTGTGTGACATTAAATGTCCCAGGTTTTTACGGCGGGGCCAGATCGTCAGACAGGTGATCAAAAGCACAAAAATCACAAATACGGGGATGCGATACGCCGAATCGTACGTGCTCCAGAAGCCCGGCATATGCTGGCCTCCTTCGAACTTCAGCACGGACCAGTTGATCGAACCGATCGTCTGTTGCGTGAAAGAGAACCGATCAACTGATGTCAGAATCAGGCTGCCCAGCAGGACCACAGCCACCAGAGTTCCGGAAAGTACAAATCGCTTGAGCCCGTTTTTCCAGTAGAAACTGGCCCAGAGAGGCAGCAGGAAGACAGGGAAGAACATCGCCCCACAGGCCAGACCCATGAAAATCCCGGACAAAATTGGCTTCTGATACGTTACGAATGCCCAGACCAGCAGTGCCGCTGGCAACACATGGTTGGCTTTACTGACGTCATAAGCGGTACAGGGGAGCAGCAGATAGAGCAGGGCCATCGCGAGCCCCACTTGCGTGTCTGCAAAATGGACCTTCCCCATGATAATCAGTCCCACAACCACAAACGCGTGCGCCAGAATCGCCATGATTCGAGCAGCCAGAGTCGCGTGATCCAGGGTCCCGGTAACGACTGCATTGGAGAAGGGAACCACTGGAGCAGCCAGCAGTCGCGCGGTAGGACCAGCTTCAGCAGGCTGAGCTTTTGAGGCATTACCGGCATCCTGCATACTTAGCAGACTGTCAGCCTGTTTAACTGTTTGGATCGTATCTGGTGCTGGGTTTTCAGTGAACACGCGCACGACAAAAAACGCAAAGATCGAGACACAGAGAAACGCCATTCCGAAGCTGTTTAAATTCTGTTCGCCGCGAGGACGCCGCTGAAAGAGACAGTCGATGCTCATCCGGATTACAAACAGCCCCGTCCCGACAAACAGCCAGAAATTACCAACCACGGGGTAGTCACCCAGGAATAAAAGACCCGGCGAAATTAAGAGGAGCAGAATCAGGTCCAGATTGCGCAGCGAAAAGATCCGGTCAAATCGGAAAAAGACCGCCAGCGTCAGCAACAGGGAAAGATAAAACCATGTTGCTTCACTCACATAATAATCAGGTAAGATGTGATTCATACAAGAATACCGCCAGTGACCTGAAATAAAATCACCAGTCGTCAGGGCTTAAGTTTCGAACAGGTCCCCTTGTTCAGCTTAAACCGATGCACTCCGACTCAGCCAGATCACGTTTGACCCAGACCTGACTGGGGAGCAGATTTGGCTTCATTGTTCACAGAATTTACATTTTAACCAGCCGATAATTCCAATTTTCTCAAGATCGCGGCGATTTTACCCGGAAAAATAACCATATGTCCACATAAACAGCGATCAGATCAGCCGGAATTGATCTGATCGCACTGTTTTGCAACCAGTTCAATTTCTAAATCGAAAGTAAGAACTCAGACAAAAACATCAGATTATTCAGGATTCTCTTTGAATATCTGATTTCTTACAGACATGATAAAGCCAGCAGACAGCCTCCCCAAAGCTGGCTGAGACGACAACTTGTTTCCCCGGAAATCCATGCCTGATCAATGGAGATTTCAGATGAAGAAATACTGGACTTCAAGTTTCCTGTTCCTCTTTCTGATGTTGATCGGAGTATCGTCTCCCACTTTTTCGAAAGAACCTGCTGTTAGCGGGCAAGAGAGTTCATCATTCCTGGAAGCCTGCCTCCCCAAATTGAACACGAAACAGGGTATCTGCGTTGTATTGGGACCGCTCCCGGATCAACAGGTATCTGAGATCAATCGACTCATTGAGCAAACTCAATTTCAGATCTATTTCCAGTCTTCTGATGCAGCGCAACTGGCTGAACTCCGCATGCTGGCAGATCAACGGGGTTTTCTGGGAAGTCGTCTGTTTGCTGATGCGGGTACCAATAATTCAATTGCTCTCGCCAGTAATTTAGCCGATGTCGTACTGGTACCAGGCCCCCTTAAGAATGATCAGACTCGTGCAGAAATTCTCCGGGTCCTGCGTCCTCAGGGAACCGCTTATCATTCTGAGGGAGAACTCACCAAACCGATTCCAACCGGCAACGATGACTGGACGCATCCCTATCATCGTCCCGACAATAATCCTCAGTCAGAAGATCAGAATGCGCGGGCTCCCTACCGCACTCAGTTTCTGGCCGATCCTAAATTTTCCCCCATGCCCGAAGTTTCGGTGGCAGCGGGGGGGAAAGTCTTCAAAGCCTTCGGGCATATCGCACACAAACAGAATCAGAATGCAATCCTGAATACCTTAATGTGTATCAATGCCTTTAACGGCACGATCCTCTGGAAACGTCCTCTGCCTGAGGGATTCATGATTCACCGTAACACGATGATTGGCACTCCCGATGCCCTTTACATGGCCGATGATAAGTCCTGCAAAATTATCGATAGTGAAACCGGTAAGATCAGAGACGAAATCGTGATCGATCAGAAGTTTTCTGATGGACCGGTCTGGAAATGGATGGGAATGCAGGATGGCGTGCTGTATGCACTGGTCGGAAATAAAGAGGTCAAAGTTGATACCCAGAAATCTGCACGGCGTGGACTGGGGCACTGGCCCTGGGACATGTGGAAGGGCCATGATTATTCCGATCCGAAAAATGCATTCGGCTTCGGCAGAACTTTCGTGGCAATCGATATCAGCAACAAACAGATCCTCTGGCACTTCAAAGACCAGGACTATATCGACAGTCGGGGCGTCTGTATGAAAAACGGACGCATTTTCTACTACTGCCCAGATAAATTCCTGGCATGCCTGGAGACGAAAAAGGGCAAACAACTGTGGAAAAACAACGATCCCAAGCTTCTGGCTTCTATCGGATCCAACCAGCGTGCTCAACACTATGTAACAGGATACGCTACCACCACCTATCTGAAATGCAGCGATGACTACCTGTTTTTTGCTGGTCCACAACGGCTGCATCTGGTATCCGCCTCTGCGGCCGATGGCTACCTGATGTGGGAAAAAGAGCATGGAAATCTGCAACTGGTGCTCAGAAAGGATGGCATCTATGCAGCCGGCCCCAAAGAGACAGGCATGAAGCTGGACTACGCAACGGGTGATGTCCTCGCGGCACTCCCCACCCGCCGTGCCTGTACCCGGGCGACCGGCAGCGTCGACAGCATCTTTTTCCGCACCAGAGGCGGTACTGTGCGACTGGAAACGGCCACCGATTCAGCACAACATATCGCTCCGATGCGGCCTCCCTGTCAGGATGGCGTGATTGTCTCGAACGGACTACTGTACTGGGGCCCCTGGATGTGTGGTTGCGAACTTTCGCTGTATGGTCACATCAGTCTGGGCCCGGAAGAGAATTCGTCTACTCCCGCCGCACAAACGCCCCCGCGCCTAACCCGATACACGGATCAGTTGGAAACAGTTGAGCCACTTTCAGCGAATGAACAGGACTGGACCGCTTTTCGTGGTGATGCCTGGCAATCTTCCAGTACCGACGTCGTAATCCCTCTTAAAACAAAACAGGCCTGGACCACGAAAGTTGTCAGTAATGCTCTCCCTACAGCCCCGGTTGTGGCAGGGGACCTGATTTTTGTCGGAGACCGCAATGGGGCAATCTCTGCTTTCGACCTGGAGGGGAAACCGGTCTGGAAACGCTATACCGGCGGAGCGATCTACTATCCTCCCACAATCGCACAGGACCGCCTGTTTGTGGGCTCAGCTGATGGACGCGTCTATGCGTATGCGGCCAGAACAGGCGAACCGCTCTGGTCATTTCGCGTGGCTCCCGCAGTCCGCTGGATCCCGGTATACGGTAAGCTGATCTCGACTTGGCCCGTTTCCGGAGGAGTCGTCGTCCACGGTAACACCTTGTACGCAGCAGCGGGGATCGCCCACTTTGACGGCACACACCTGGTTGCCCTGGATCCTGTTTCAGGAGAACTCAAGCAGGAAAATAATACCTCGGGAGTTCTGTCCCCCACAGTCAACAGTGGCATTAGCCTGCAGGGAAGCCTGTATGTAGCTGACGATGAACTCCGTTTCCTGGCCGGAGGCGTGTATGAGGTTGCCCGTTATGACCTCAATACTCTTAAGTGCCTCAACACGCCGCGTTCCGAGGTCACCTCTCAATACCGTACCGCCTTTTATCCCTACTATCCTGAATATGGCAAATACCTGTCGATCGAACATACTCTCGCCGACCGCAGGGAACTCGTGCATGATGCCAGTTACGAAGGCAGCGTATTCACCAACCTGACGCTCAAGGAAGCGTTGCCTCCCGGAGCTCCTAAAGAGAAAAAAGAGGTTGCCCGCTGGCTGAGTATGCGGGCACGCAGAACCGGACAGGCAATCAAACGCAAAAACCTTTGGGAAGATCAGCATCAGCGGCGTTTCACCAGTTTCATTGTGTCTCCCCAGACACTGCTGACAGCCGGACACCCCGACCAACAACCAGAGAAGCCGTTCCTCACCGCCATCGACATCGGAAAGGGCACCGATCACTGGTCACATCCTCTACCAGCACTAGCAGTGAAAGGGGGGACCGCCATCGATTCCCATGGCCGCATTTTCGTCACACTGGAGAATGGCCAGCTCTGCTGTTTCACGCCGGAATAAGCCAGCTCATAAAGTCTTGTATTGACTTTCAGTGCAGGAGAAAATCCGTTAGGGTAAGGCTGTCGAACGATCTGAATTAACCCGTAAAAGTGAATCCCCATGGCAGCCACGATCCAGCTTTTTCTACCGCAGCAATACTCAGCAACAATTCCAGTGCCCCCGGAAGGATCCGCACTCAAAGTTGGAGCCTTTCCTCAGAATCAGACTTGTGATCTGTCAGCGGCAGACATCACCGGACTCTGTGAGCAGACAGCAGCTGATTTTGTGGGATTTCTGGATTTTCCTATTTCAGTCTCCGGCTTGCCGGATCCACTTGTATCGGGGCAACTGGAAACTCCTCAAAACAGTCTGAGCGTGTGCCCTTTCAACGAAGCGACGCTCTTTAGTCAGGCGTGGGACACACTGACACCCACTGCTGCAGCCCTGGCCTTGAATCCCCTGGAACATGCATTGGTCCTCTTCAGAAATGCGGACTTACAGAACCTGCAGAATCTGACCGCCAACAGCCATCTGCTCTGGCAGGCATTCATTCAACTGATTCAGGCTGAAGCGAACTGCCAGATACTTGATGCCGTGATCGACGTCGACGACTATCATGGATTCCCCCGACATTTACCGGAGCTGGCTCCTCACGAACCTGGCTCGGAATGCGAGTGGCTTTTTTCACTCCTGCAGGCATATCAGCCAGAGAAGGATCTGCCCAATTTCAGCTCCCGCCCGGATGCGAAAGCCGTGAAAGCTGGCCTGCTTTGCATCCATGATTACCTCGAGGAAAGCCATCAATATTCGCAGTCGGTGCAACATGACGGCAGACATCGTGCAGGTGACTACTGGCATCACATCATGCACCGCCGTGAGCCCGACTATTCAAACGCCAAATACTGGAGCAGGGCAGTCGGCCATCACCCGCTGCTCAATGAACTCCCGGACGTCATCGCCCCTTTATTTGCACAGTTTGAGGACAGCCAAGTTCTAGATTGGCAGACCCCACTGGTGTCCAGTGGCAGATGGTCGCTGAACGAGTTCGTCGACTGCTGTGCAGAGTCAGCAGCCTCAGGGAATGCCTCCCTGGATACCTTTGCCAGGCAAAGTCAGTGGATCGAAATGCAGCTTTTACTCCAACGGACATCCCTTGATGCGACAACAGGTTAAGAACAGGGGATAATTTCCGCTATACGGAGGATCTCCGGAGTCGGTTACGACCCGCAGGATTCTTATTTTTAAATACGGAATAGAAATTCAGCAGAAATGAGCCCTTAAATTCTGTTGACAGCCGCGTTTGGGCGGTTATGATTTAATTACTTACCGCTCAATCCTCCTGCGACTCTCCTGCGGGCAAACCGAGTGGATATCCATCACTGGGATTTCCTTCGAGATATCGTTTCGCAGGGCCATCATGCGGGAATTAGATTTCCTCCTGATCTCTCCCTGCCGCCGGCAGAGCATACCCGATTGGAACATCCCGACTATGCTGGTGTTCATTTTCGGTGAAGCTTCCATCTGATACCATTTCACTGAAAGAACCGGATTACAGAGATTCACGGAATCGTCTACCTCGACCGATTCATAGAAGTTAACGGGACCGTTAGTATGTTTGGCTTTCCTGGCTGGATTGAAGTCGTCATTATTCTCGGAATTGTTCTCCTGCTGTTTGGCAAACGTCTGCCCGGCGTGATGAATTCCCTCGGTAGAAGCATTGTCGAATTCAAAAAAGGAGCGAAGGAAGGGGAGGAATCCGATGACGATTCCTCAAAGTTCTCTTCGCAGGATTCCTCCAAAGACAGCTAGTCAGGCTGACGAACCGCGACTGCGCGAATCAGA is a window from the Gimesia benthica genome containing:
- a CDS encoding PQQ-binding-like beta-propeller repeat protein, with amino-acid sequence MKKYWTSSFLFLFLMLIGVSSPTFSKEPAVSGQESSSFLEACLPKLNTKQGICVVLGPLPDQQVSEINRLIEQTQFQIYFQSSDAAQLAELRMLADQRGFLGSRLFADAGTNNSIALASNLADVVLVPGPLKNDQTRAEILRVLRPQGTAYHSEGELTKPIPTGNDDWTHPYHRPDNNPQSEDQNARAPYRTQFLADPKFSPMPEVSVAAGGKVFKAFGHIAHKQNQNAILNTLMCINAFNGTILWKRPLPEGFMIHRNTMIGTPDALYMADDKSCKIIDSETGKIRDEIVIDQKFSDGPVWKWMGMQDGVLYALVGNKEVKVDTQKSARRGLGHWPWDMWKGHDYSDPKNAFGFGRTFVAIDISNKQILWHFKDQDYIDSRGVCMKNGRIFYYCPDKFLACLETKKGKQLWKNNDPKLLASIGSNQRAQHYVTGYATTTYLKCSDDYLFFAGPQRLHLVSASAADGYLMWEKEHGNLQLVLRKDGIYAAGPKETGMKLDYATGDVLAALPTRRACTRATGSVDSIFFRTRGGTVRLETATDSAQHIAPMRPPCQDGVIVSNGLLYWGPWMCGCELSLYGHISLGPEENSSTPAAQTPPRLTRYTDQLETVEPLSANEQDWTAFRGDAWQSSSTDVVIPLKTKQAWTTKVVSNALPTAPVVAGDLIFVGDRNGAISAFDLEGKPVWKRYTGGAIYYPPTIAQDRLFVGSADGRVYAYAARTGEPLWSFRVAPAVRWIPVYGKLISTWPVSGGVVVHGNTLYAAAGIAHFDGTHLVALDPVSGELKQENNTSGVLSPTVNSGISLQGSLYVADDELRFLAGGVYEVARYDLNTLKCLNTPRSEVTSQYRTAFYPYYPEYGKYLSIEHTLADRRELVHDASYEGSVFTNLTLKEALPPGAPKEKKEVARWLSMRARRTGQAIKRKNLWEDQHQRRFTSFIVSPQTLLTAGHPDQQPEKPFLTAIDIGKGTDHWSHPLPALAVKGGTAIDSHGRIFVTLENGQLCCFTPE
- a CDS encoding Sec-independent protein translocase subunit TatA/TatB encodes the protein MFGFPGWIEVVIILGIVLLLFGKRLPGVMNSLGRSIVEFKKGAKEGEESDDDSSKFSSQDSSKDS
- a CDS encoding glycosyltransferase family 2 protein — its product is MSAASDIQTTKDSARKPVTDVLISVVLPVFNEESVLTELQQAVEEALQTVGSQYEIIFVNDGSSDKSGLILDELAELNPRVRVLHFAKNFGHQAAVQAGLLHAIGDAIVIMDSDMQDSPTAIVDFVETWQAGYDVVYAIRTKRKENSLKRWAFQTFHKILNQISHTPIPRDAGNFGLIDRKVAIQIAQLNDRDRYFPGLRSWVGYRQTGIQVERMARYDDNPRVSFVQLCRLAKTAIFSFSFLPLTIFYLIAALSTLVCLALISFVLYHKLFTGLAIPGWASTTITASFFGALNALGIGILGEYVTRIYDQVRARPMYIVGSKTNFTNPEIEAPLLARQKQSEPEPTPVSRDLDPEYSRQR
- a CDS encoding class I SAM-dependent methyltransferase, producing the protein MDPAHLTELIELEDNYWWHVSKRKLVTEILTREFPAPGLLIEGGIGSARNLLEFNRMGYDVIGFDLMEAAVEYGRSRGLDQLHVHELSQPWPVDPGSAKAVLLLDVMEHVEDPVQLLTNAAETLEPGGGIIITVPAYPWLYSDWDRKLGHFCRYTKSRFRDNARQAGLKVKWVTHWNSFTLAPAILARGRDRLLNKRDDSPPRFNRVSRFTNSCLMSCARLERTLIHSTGVPFGLSLVGVLIK